In Posidoniimonas polymericola, one genomic interval encodes:
- a CDS encoding MIP/aquaporin family protein: protein MDSTWFAEAAALTTAAPAGILVAWTTSSSPLVMMHPYVGEFVGTMLLLMLGNGVNANVSLPRTAGEGSGWIVISIGWGMSVFVAAWCVAEVSGAHLNPAVTVGLAAAGKFDWMMAPGYIAAQLLGAIAGAGIMYAMYRDHFHACDDPDTKLGVFCTAPCISSPLRNLFTEAVGTAMLILAILVVADPSIATPLDSSAPVGGGGEVKIGLGTLGVLRVGLLVVAIGLCLGGPTGYAINPARDLGPRIAHALLPIPGKRDANWSYSWVPVVGPLLGGVGAALAYLLLW from the coding sequence GTGGATTCTACGTGGTTCGCCGAGGCCGCGGCGCTGACAACCGCGGCGCCGGCCGGTATCTTGGTGGCCTGGACGACCTCCTCTAGCCCGCTGGTAATGATGCACCCCTACGTAGGCGAGTTTGTTGGCACAATGCTGCTGCTGATGCTCGGCAACGGCGTCAACGCGAATGTCTCCCTGCCGCGAACCGCCGGAGAGGGTTCGGGCTGGATTGTGATCAGCATCGGCTGGGGCATGTCGGTCTTTGTGGCCGCCTGGTGCGTGGCCGAGGTGAGCGGCGCCCACCTGAACCCCGCGGTTACGGTCGGGCTGGCCGCGGCCGGCAAGTTCGACTGGATGATGGCGCCCGGGTACATCGCGGCCCAGCTCTTGGGCGCGATCGCCGGCGCAGGAATCATGTACGCCATGTACCGCGACCACTTCCACGCCTGCGACGACCCCGACACCAAGCTCGGCGTGTTCTGCACGGCGCCCTGCATCAGCAGCCCGCTGCGCAACCTGTTCACCGAGGCGGTCGGCACGGCGATGCTGATCCTGGCGATCCTTGTGGTGGCCGACCCGAGCATCGCCACGCCGCTGGACTCGTCGGCCCCGGTCGGCGGCGGCGGCGAGGTAAAGATCGGCTTGGGGACGCTCGGCGTGCTGCGGGTCGGACTGCTGGTGGTGGCGATCGGGCTGTGCCTGGGCGGGCCGACCGGCTACGCAATCAACCCGGCCCGCGACCTCGGCCCGCGGATCGCCCACGCCCTGCTGCCAATCCCCGGCAAACGCGACGCCAACTGGTCGTACAGCTGGGTGCCGGTGGTTGGTCCCTTGCTCGGCGGGGTTGGCGCCGCATTGGCCTACTTGCTGTTGTGGTGA
- a CDS encoding response regulator translates to MSAIDLPMIKLPAPAPKSRRAKHEVLWVDDDPNLTAAYARRLLRRSFHVTPASDGMQGYWLTLMNRPDVIVTDLRMPRWEGQDLLECLQENQATAGIPTIVLSGYANQAKGYGLAAKNVVAVLQKPVDFKVLEAVLRRCVS, encoded by the coding sequence ATGTCCGCGATCGACCTGCCAATGATCAAGCTCCCAGCCCCTGCCCCGAAGTCTCGGCGTGCGAAGCACGAGGTGCTGTGGGTCGACGACGACCCGAACCTCACGGCCGCGTACGCCCGCCGGCTGCTCCGCCGCTCGTTCCACGTCACCCCGGCCAGCGACGGCATGCAGGGCTACTGGCTCACCCTCATGAACCGCCCTGACGTCATTGTGACCGACCTGCGGATGCCACGGTGGGAGGGCCAAGATCTCCTAGAATGCCTACAAGAGAACCAGGCCACCGCCGGGATTCCCACAATCGTGCTCAGCGGCTACGCCAACCAGGCGAAGGGGTACGGGCTGGCGGCCAAGAATGTAGTCGCGGTGCTGCAGAAGCCGGTTGACTTTAAGGTGCTCGAGGCAGTGCTGCGACGGTGCGTTTCATAG
- a CDS encoding PAS domain-containing sensor histidine kinase, with the protein MTLLTEDTLTQGKLSAGIAALNSQLEALERDKDRPDSGKVECVIDWREVIDTSNDAFICTDAAGLILEWNIKAQQLFGWTANEAVGLRLADTIFSVNASGKSNGGLKTLICASSAGKRHELNTRTKDGRELPVEASVSMMQCGSSIRFNAFIHDISARHELQLQLTHAQKLESIGQLSAGIAHEINTPTQYVGDNTRFVQETMDELFAVIDTYGRLAEAARSGEGVDQALAEVDRLLEETDIAYLTEEIGAAVSQTLEGVNRVASIVRAMKEFSHPGTAAKIPTDLNAAIKNTVTVATNEWKYVAEVQIDCDPNLPSVPVLPGDFNQVILNLVVNAAHAISDVVGKGGDKGLIRIATRAAGDSVEIEVSDTGTGIPEDVLLKVFDPFFTTKDVGVGTGQGLAISRSVIVDKHAGSLEASNRPEGGASFTIRVPVGSEKQ; encoded by the coding sequence ATGACGCTACTCACCGAAGACACTCTGACTCAGGGTAAGTTGAGCGCCGGCATCGCCGCCCTGAACTCGCAACTCGAGGCGCTCGAACGCGACAAGGACCGCCCCGACAGCGGTAAGGTCGAGTGCGTGATCGACTGGCGTGAGGTGATCGACACCTCAAACGACGCCTTCATCTGCACCGACGCCGCGGGTCTGATTCTCGAATGGAACATCAAGGCGCAGCAGCTCTTCGGCTGGACCGCCAACGAGGCGGTCGGGCTGCGGCTCGCGGACACGATCTTCTCTGTCAACGCCAGCGGCAAGTCCAACGGTGGGCTCAAAACGCTCATCTGCGCGAGCAGCGCGGGCAAGCGGCACGAGCTCAACACCCGCACAAAAGACGGGAGAGAGCTGCCGGTCGAGGCCTCGGTCTCGATGATGCAGTGCGGCTCGTCGATCCGCTTCAACGCCTTCATCCACGACATCTCGGCCAGGCATGAGCTGCAGCTGCAGCTCACCCACGCCCAGAAGCTAGAGTCGATCGGTCAGCTGTCCGCGGGCATCGCCCACGAGATCAACACGCCCACCCAGTACGTTGGCGACAACACCCGCTTTGTCCAAGAGACCATGGACGAGCTGTTCGCGGTGATCGACACCTACGGCAGGCTCGCCGAGGCCGCCCGGTCGGGCGAGGGGGTCGACCAGGCGCTGGCCGAGGTCGACCGGCTGCTCGAGGAGACCGACATCGCGTACCTCACCGAGGAGATCGGGGCGGCGGTCTCGCAGACGCTCGAGGGCGTCAACCGCGTGGCGTCGATCGTGCGGGCCATGAAGGAGTTCTCGCACCCTGGAACCGCCGCAAAGATCCCGACCGACCTGAACGCGGCCATCAAGAACACCGTGACGGTCGCCACGAACGAGTGGAAGTACGTCGCGGAGGTGCAGATCGACTGCGACCCCAACCTGCCGAGCGTCCCCGTGCTGCCGGGCGACTTCAACCAGGTGATTCTGAACCTGGTCGTGAACGCCGCCCACGCCATCAGCGACGTCGTGGGCAAGGGCGGCGACAAGGGGCTGATCCGGATCGCCACCCGCGCGGCGGGCGACTCGGTTGAGATCGAGGTGTCCGACACCGGCACAGGCATCCCGGAGGATGTGCTGCTTAAGGTGTTCGACCCCTTCTTCACCACCAAGGACGTTGGCGTCGGAACGGGTCAGGGGTTGGCGATCAGCCGCAGCGTCATCGTAGACAAGCACGCCGGTTCTCTGGAAGCAAGCAACCGGCCAGAAGGCGGAGCGTCGTTCACGATCCGCGTCCCCGTAGGGAGTGAAAAGCAATGA
- a CDS encoding response regulator, which produces MSNGNIRVLFVDDEPNVLAGLRRMLHGKRREWDMTFAGSGEAALAAMREQPFDVVVSDMRMPGMNGAELLGAIREDWPDAIRLVLSGQSDQELTLRAVGPAHQYLTKPCDPHLLEKTIERACAAHDDSRSKAVRRAVARLSSLPSLPDAYAELIAEMNSPQASIESAGRIISQDLGMSAKILQLINSSFFGLPVHVTDVEHATALLGLNIIRPLVLSANVFRQFEEASLGRLSLSGLVDHSLCVAMMARRIAVAESSPVEFVDNALLAGLMHDVGQIIMAENFTEDYDATIELACTSGQPLARLEAETFGFTHADIGGHLLSLWGLPGDIVNAVTYHHDPQRSLGEEFDTLTTIHVAEVGVNAENEGVPEHESLDAEYLHRVGKTDRIEAWQAEWDHPAKNLTNA; this is translated from the coding sequence ATGAGCAACGGAAACATTCGGGTCCTCTTTGTCGACGACGAGCCGAACGTCCTGGCGGGGCTGCGGCGCATGCTGCACGGCAAACGCCGGGAGTGGGACATGACCTTCGCCGGCAGCGGCGAGGCAGCTCTGGCCGCGATGCGCGAGCAGCCGTTTGACGTCGTGGTGTCCGACATGCGTATGCCGGGCATGAACGGCGCCGAACTGCTCGGCGCCATCCGCGAGGACTGGCCCGACGCCATCCGGCTGGTGCTCTCCGGCCAGAGCGACCAGGAGCTGACGCTCCGCGCCGTCGGACCCGCGCACCAGTACCTCACCAAGCCCTGCGACCCGCACCTGCTGGAGAAGACGATCGAGCGGGCGTGCGCCGCCCACGACGACTCGCGCAGCAAGGCCGTCCGCCGCGCTGTCGCGAGGCTCTCGTCGCTGCCCTCGCTCCCGGACGCCTACGCCGAGCTGATCGCAGAGATGAACTCGCCGCAGGCCTCGATCGAGAGCGCCGGGCGGATTATCTCTCAGGACCTCGGCATGTCCGCCAAGATCCTGCAGCTGATCAACTCGTCGTTCTTCGGCCTGCCGGTCCACGTGACCGACGTCGAGCACGCGACCGCCCTGCTGGGGCTGAACATCATCCGGCCGCTGGTCCTCTCGGCGAATGTCTTCCGTCAGTTCGAGGAGGCGTCGCTCGGCAGGCTCTCGCTGAGCGGCCTGGTCGACCACAGCCTGTGCGTGGCGATGATGGCCCGCCGCATTGCGGTCGCCGAGTCGTCGCCGGTCGAGTTTGTCGACAACGCCCTGCTGGCCGGCCTGATGCACGACGTCGGCCAGATCATCATGGCGGAGAACTTCACCGAGGACTACGACGCCACGATCGAGCTCGCGTGCACCTCGGGCCAGCCGCTCGCCCGGCTCGAGGCCGAAACCTTCGGCTTCACCCACGCCGACATCGGCGGCCATCTGCTGAGCCTGTGGGGACTGCCGGGCGACATCGTCAACGCGGTCACCTACCACCACGACCCGCAGCGGTCGCTGGGCGAGGAGTTCGACACCCTGACCACCATCCACGTAGCGGAGGTCGGCGTCAACGCCGAGAACGAGGGCGTGCCGGAGCACGAGAGCCTCGACGCCGAGTACCTGCACCGCGTCGGCAAGACCGACCGGATCGAGGCCTGGCAGGCAGAGTGGGACCACCCCGCCAAAAACCTCACAAACGCCTAG
- a CDS encoding HD domain-containing phosphohydrolase produces the protein MSNAKVLIVDDDANVLKAYERRLRRRFDLETALCSEEGVTAVNFLGPFAVIVSDMQMPRVNGAQFLQRITSVAPESVRIMLTGNADQATAAAAINEGQVFRFLNKPCDADDLAKAIDDAIHEHQRRIEELELVRQAVSGSIEMMSRVLAITKPEAFGRAARLKKFVASLAEQLKLPEAWEYETAAVLSQLGWITVPEETLNKHRSGAKLTKEERQTLDSRFDAAADLIAECPKLDRVAEIVRRCGTPPAATANHDEQVVDPIERGRALIDLAESFDELTAGQGITPLLALEQLGDSSHRHDHELLAGMRSHLEGAEDHVLIEVRVSELQDGMELAEDVVTTEGAMLVSQGQEVTLTLRQRLSNYCKTHSVKQPIHVLASRQAAERLRMAPEVAAAS, from the coding sequence ATGTCCAATGCGAAAGTGCTGATCGTCGACGACGACGCTAACGTGCTCAAGGCGTACGAGCGCAGGCTGCGCCGCCGGTTTGACCTCGAGACCGCCCTCTGCAGCGAGGAGGGCGTGACGGCGGTCAACTTCCTGGGTCCGTTCGCCGTGATCGTGTCGGACATGCAGATGCCCCGCGTGAACGGCGCGCAGTTCCTGCAACGCATCACGTCGGTCGCTCCGGAGAGCGTCCGGATCATGCTGACCGGCAACGCCGACCAGGCGACCGCGGCCGCCGCCATCAACGAGGGGCAGGTCTTCCGGTTCCTCAACAAGCCCTGCGACGCCGATGACCTCGCCAAGGCCATCGACGACGCCATCCACGAGCACCAACGTCGGATTGAAGAGTTGGAGCTGGTCCGCCAGGCGGTGAGCGGCTCGATCGAGATGATGTCCCGGGTGCTGGCGATCACCAAGCCCGAGGCGTTCGGACGCGCAGCGCGGCTCAAGAAGTTTGTCGCTTCGCTGGCCGAACAGCTCAAGCTGCCCGAGGCCTGGGAGTACGAAACGGCAGCGGTGCTGTCGCAATTGGGGTGGATCACCGTGCCGGAGGAGACCCTCAACAAGCACCGCTCCGGCGCCAAGCTGACCAAAGAGGAGCGACAGACGCTCGACTCGCGTTTCGACGCCGCGGCCGACCTGATCGCCGAGTGCCCGAAGCTCGACCGCGTAGCGGAGATCGTCCGCCGGTGCGGCACGCCGCCCGCGGCCACCGCAAACCACGACGAGCAGGTCGTCGACCCCATCGAACGGGGCCGCGCACTGATCGACCTGGCCGAGAGCTTCGACGAACTGACCGCGGGGCAGGGGATCACCCCGCTGCTGGCGCTGGAACAACTGGGCGACTCGTCGCACCGCCACGACCACGAGCTCTTGGCGGGGATGCGCAGCCACCTGGAGGGCGCCGAGGACCACGTGCTGATTGAGGTGCGGGTCTCCGAGCTGCAGGACGGCATGGAGCTGGCCGAGGACGTCGTGACCACCGAGGGTGCGATGCTCGTCTCGCAGGGGCAGGAGGTGACCCTCACGCTCCGCCAGCGGCTGTCGAACTACTGCAAGACCCACTCCGTCAAGCAACCGATCCACGTGCTTGCCAGCAGGCAGGCAGCCGAACGGCTCAGGATGGCCCCCGAGGTCGCCGCGGCGTCCTAG
- a CDS encoding response regulator, translating to MNDFVLLVDDDINLLHGLSRALRNQPYHVLTARTADEAEQVIRRHPVSVVVSDENMPGKSGTEMLGWVAENCPEIVRVVLTGFPNPEIVRRAVREGKVFRFFSKPFDTVDLAEAILQGLEIHHREKAAARGVAAV from the coding sequence ATGAACGATTTTGTCCTGCTCGTCGACGACGACATCAACCTACTCCACGGCCTGTCACGCGCCCTGCGGAATCAGCCGTACCACGTGCTTACCGCGCGGACCGCGGACGAGGCCGAGCAGGTCATCCGTCGGCACCCGGTGTCGGTAGTGGTCTCGGACGAGAACATGCCGGGCAAGTCCGGCACCGAGATGCTCGGCTGGGTGGCAGAAAACTGCCCCGAGATCGTCCGGGTCGTGCTGACCGGCTTCCCCAACCCCGAGATCGTCCGCCGGGCGGTGAGAGAGGGCAAGGTATTCCGATTTTTCTCAAAGCCCTTCGACACCGTCGACTTGGCCGAGGCAATCCTGCAAGGATTGGAGATCCACCACCGCGAAAAGGCCGCCGCACGCGGCGTGGCGGCGGTCTAG
- a CDS encoding flavohemoglobin expression-modulating QEGLA motif protein yields the protein MPDISTLTKQQETIRELSDQLVAAQQPLRILDAVNWDDSVRADFFAGGASRLPRVDADYYARRDLGFEPASKREELLDLELKIRRKLGEYSPAGAIMRRMCREYGEVVQMLASRGTPTFSLLSRELYGSPLDAFHAGEPTLADFGMMMAEALGEIDRSGLLEPEPRTIRGADAVAVLQARLAESMPDVHEQVTVMPSDGIVSDAAAGSDYIKLRTDAMFNDRDLRLLEVHEGWVHLGTTINGKSQPVCTFLSKGPPSATVTQEGLAVFVENVSLASYPERLRRVTNRILAVNMAENGADFIEVYRFFCDQGIGEDEAYTFASRVFRGSTPDGGPFTKDVSYSKGFVLVYNYLQLAIRKGKLDRAPLLFCGKTTLGDLHVLANLVEEGLVQPPAYLPPVFQNLHGLAAWMCYSGFLRKLRLESIEADYSAIL from the coding sequence GTGCCCGACATATCGACGCTCACTAAGCAGCAAGAAACCATCCGCGAACTCAGCGACCAGCTGGTCGCTGCGCAGCAGCCGCTGCGGATCCTCGACGCCGTGAACTGGGACGACTCGGTCCGGGCGGACTTTTTTGCCGGCGGCGCGTCCCGGCTGCCCCGGGTCGACGCCGACTACTACGCCCGGCGGGACCTCGGGTTCGAGCCCGCGAGCAAGCGTGAAGAGCTGCTCGACCTGGAGCTTAAGATCCGCCGCAAGCTGGGCGAGTACAGCCCGGCCGGCGCGATCATGCGGCGGATGTGCCGCGAGTACGGCGAGGTTGTGCAGATGCTCGCCTCGCGGGGCACGCCCACCTTCTCGCTGTTGTCACGCGAGCTGTACGGCAGCCCGCTCGACGCGTTCCACGCCGGCGAGCCAACGCTGGCCGACTTCGGCATGATGATGGCCGAGGCGCTCGGCGAGATCGACCGCAGCGGCCTGCTGGAACCCGAGCCCCGCACGATCCGCGGCGCCGATGCGGTCGCCGTGCTGCAGGCCCGGCTCGCCGAGTCGATGCCCGACGTGCACGAGCAGGTCACGGTCATGCCGAGCGACGGCATCGTGTCGGACGCCGCGGCGGGCTCCGACTATATAAAGCTCCGCACCGACGCCATGTTCAACGACCGGGACCTCCGCCTGCTCGAGGTGCACGAGGGGTGGGTGCACCTCGGCACGACCATCAACGGCAAGTCGCAGCCGGTGTGTACCTTCCTCAGCAAGGGCCCCCCCTCGGCGACCGTCACCCAGGAGGGGCTCGCGGTGTTTGTGGAGAACGTCTCGCTGGCGAGCTACCCGGAACGGCTCCGCCGGGTCACCAACCGGATCCTGGCCGTGAACATGGCCGAGAACGGGGCCGACTTCATCGAGGTCTACCGCTTCTTCTGCGACCAGGGCATCGGTGAGGACGAGGCTTACACCTTCGCCTCACGCGTCTTCCGCGGCAGCACCCCCGACGGCGGCCCCTTTACTAAGGACGTCAGCTACAGCAAGGGCTTCGTGCTGGTCTACAACTACCTTCAGCTGGCGATCCGCAAGGGCAAGCTCGACCGAGCGCCGCTGCTGTTCTGCGGCAAGACGACGCTCGGCGACCTGCACGTCCTGGCGAACCTGGTGGAAGAAGGCCTGGTCCAACCGCCCGCGTACCTCCCCCCCGTGTTCCAGAACCTCCACGGGCTGGCGGCCTGGATGTGCTACTCGGGGTTCCTGCGTAAGCTCCGGCTCGAGAGCATCGAGGCCGACTACTCGGCGATCCTCTAA
- a CDS encoding OprO/OprP family phosphate-selective porin: MSFALIKSRRRQVGAWVALSAAFGLGATAGAEGFRPLPAVPSTKVVNQVGYNSWLAEGEDVPGANIDDKTIEDRMGELEKNYSALQEDYDSLSKTLAGYAKTGHSKATMKVNGRIHADMWTFPDSSPGVNEIETEDPNVSPADRVGFRRMRFGVKGDLPYNMVYKIEMEFAGGNDAEFRDAYLGWEELPFVQTLLIGNQKRPYGLDHLNSSRYNVFMERPWVIESFNQDARRFGVCSYGISDDLAWNWRYGVYNQRLIQDEGNYVSDNFQAQIAGRLANTIWYDECSGGRGYAHWAVAGTWADTDDDALTNNYAGSGVSEARFRHRPEARSASRWLDTGIIPGGDDYTLLGLEGVVNVGATQLVGEYQFVDMDRTVGNDVNLHGGYVYLSYFLTGEHIPWDRETGCLDRVVPFENFFLVDRCRGGSGWGLGAWQVALRYSYADFNDEDIFGGIGESITAGINWHWTPYARMQFNYIYGEVTDRDADNGESTPAPVNLVSGDYHILGTRLMVDF; the protein is encoded by the coding sequence TTGTCTTTTGCACTAATTAAGAGCCGCCGTCGCCAGGTCGGGGCTTGGGTAGCATTGTCGGCGGCATTTGGATTGGGCGCCACGGCCGGCGCCGAGGGATTCCGCCCCCTCCCGGCGGTCCCGTCCACCAAAGTCGTCAATCAGGTGGGCTACAACTCTTGGCTGGCAGAGGGCGAAGATGTTCCCGGCGCCAACATCGACGACAAAACAATCGAAGACCGCATGGGCGAGTTGGAGAAGAACTACAGCGCCCTGCAGGAAGACTACGACTCGCTGTCCAAGACGCTGGCGGGCTACGCCAAGACGGGGCACAGCAAGGCGACCATGAAGGTCAACGGTCGCATCCACGCCGATATGTGGACCTTCCCCGATTCTTCGCCGGGGGTGAACGAGATCGAAACCGAAGACCCGAACGTATCGCCGGCCGACCGGGTTGGCTTCCGTCGGATGCGGTTCGGCGTCAAGGGCGACCTGCCGTACAACATGGTCTACAAGATCGAGATGGAGTTTGCCGGCGGCAACGACGCCGAGTTCCGTGACGCCTACCTCGGCTGGGAAGAACTGCCGTTCGTCCAGACGCTGCTGATCGGCAATCAGAAGCGTCCCTACGGTTTGGACCACCTCAACAGCAGCCGCTACAACGTGTTCATGGAGCGGCCGTGGGTTATCGAGAGCTTCAACCAGGACGCCCGGCGGTTCGGCGTCTGCTCGTATGGCATCTCGGACGACCTCGCCTGGAACTGGCGGTACGGCGTCTACAATCAACGACTGATCCAGGACGAGGGCAACTACGTCAGCGACAACTTCCAGGCGCAGATCGCCGGCCGGCTGGCCAACACCATCTGGTACGACGAGTGCTCCGGCGGCCGTGGCTACGCCCACTGGGCCGTGGCCGGCACCTGGGCCGACACCGACGACGACGCCCTGACCAATAACTACGCGGGTTCGGGCGTCAGCGAGGCCCGCTTCCGCCACCGCCCCGAGGCCCGCTCGGCGAGCCGCTGGCTCGACACCGGCATCATCCCGGGCGGCGACGACTACACGCTGCTCGGCCTCGAGGGCGTCGTGAACGTTGGCGCCACGCAGCTCGTGGGCGAGTACCAGTTCGTCGACATGGACCGCACCGTAGGAAATGACGTCAACCTGCACGGCGGCTACGTCTACCTGTCTTACTTCCTGACCGGCGAGCACATCCCCTGGGACCGCGAGACGGGCTGTCTCGATCGCGTCGTGCCGTTCGAGAACTTCTTCCTGGTCGACCGCTGTCGCGGCGGCAGCGGCTGGGGCCTCGGCGCCTGGCAGGTCGCCCTGCGTTACTCGTACGCCGACTTCAACGACGAGGACATCTTCGGCGGCATCGGCGAGAGCATCACCGCCGGCATCAACTGGCACTGGACCCCCTACGCCCGGATGCAGTTCAACTACATCTACGGCGAGGTGACCGACCGCGACGCCGACAACGGCGAAAGCACGCCCGCCCCTGTGAACCTCGTGTCCGGCGATTACCACATCCTCGGCACCCGCCTGATGGTGGACTTCTAG
- a CDS encoding S10 family peptidase → MPICLLALLAALACLPGRVAIGKESEGDDKKQASTAADGAKKAPEPEKPSITYGSATIGDRAIEYTATAGKMEMKTDAGKSKAQMFYVAYTLGGEGAEIDASRPVTFCFNGGPGSSSVWLHMGMLGPMRVRMPDDASQPRPPFGIEPNPHSLLDVTDLVFIDPVSTGYSRPAEGEDKKQFHGYQEDLRSVGQFIHDYTSQHQRWRSPKFVLGESYGGLRAAGLSGMLQDRYNLYLNGVVLVSAVVDFSTLAFAPNNDLPYVLFLPGYTATAHYHKALSEELLKRPVADVVAEAEEFAYGPYADALLQATSMPEEQRRRICRQMARLTGLSEEYLWDANLRVSMSRFGKELLRERGQIVGRFDGRYTGEDSEDIGEHTGFDPSGAAAFGIFTSGMNTYLRGTLKYEDDRVYEILTSDVRPWNYDPFENRYVEAATALREAMSVNPYLKVFAACGYYDLATPQFAMQHSRDHLLLDESLQKNFTTKFYEGGHMMYIYDPALKQLREDLLQFYQDATPQGASPQEPAP, encoded by the coding sequence ATGCCGATTTGCCTACTCGCTCTGCTCGCCGCTCTCGCCTGCCTGCCGGGTAGGGTGGCAATTGGTAAAGAATCTGAGGGCGACGACAAGAAACAGGCGTCGACAGCAGCCGATGGGGCGAAAAAGGCGCCCGAGCCCGAAAAGCCATCCATTACCTACGGCTCCGCGACTATCGGCGACCGCGCCATCGAGTACACCGCCACGGCCGGCAAGATGGAGATGAAGACCGACGCCGGTAAGTCCAAGGCGCAGATGTTCTACGTCGCCTACACGCTCGGAGGCGAGGGCGCCGAGATCGACGCGTCCCGGCCCGTGACGTTCTGCTTCAACGGCGGCCCCGGGTCGTCCTCGGTGTGGCTGCACATGGGGATGCTCGGCCCGATGCGGGTCCGCATGCCGGACGACGCGAGCCAGCCCCGTCCCCCGTTTGGCATTGAACCCAACCCGCATTCGCTGCTCGACGTCACCGACCTGGTGTTCATCGACCCGGTCAGCACCGGCTACAGCCGACCGGCCGAAGGGGAAGACAAGAAGCAGTTCCACGGATACCAAGAAGACCTCCGCAGCGTCGGCCAGTTCATCCACGACTACACCAGCCAGCACCAACGCTGGCGGTCCCCCAAGTTTGTGCTCGGCGAGAGCTACGGCGGCCTGCGGGCGGCGGGGCTGAGTGGCATGCTGCAGGACCGGTACAACCTGTACCTGAACGGCGTGGTGCTGGTCTCGGCCGTCGTCGACTTCTCGACCCTGGCCTTCGCCCCCAACAACGACCTGCCGTACGTCCTGTTCCTGCCCGGCTACACGGCGACCGCCCACTACCACAAAGCCCTCAGCGAAGAGCTGCTCAAGCGGCCAGTAGCCGACGTGGTCGCCGAGGCCGAGGAGTTTGCCTACGGCCCCTACGCAGACGCGTTGCTGCAGGCGACCTCGATGCCCGAGGAGCAACGCCGCCGGATCTGCCGGCAGATGGCGCGGCTGACGGGCCTCTCCGAGGAGTACCTGTGGGACGCCAACCTGCGGGTCAGCATGAGCCGATTCGGCAAGGAGCTGCTCCGCGAGCGGGGCCAGATTGTCGGCCGGTTCGACGGTCGCTACACGGGCGAGGATTCGGAAGATATTGGAGAGCATACCGGTTTCGACCCGAGCGGCGCCGCGGCGTTCGGCATCTTCACCAGCGGGATGAACACCTACCTGCGTGGGACCCTGAAGTACGAGGACGACCGGGTCTACGAGATCCTGACGAGCGATGTCCGCCCCTGGAACTACGACCCCTTCGAGAACCGCTACGTCGAGGCGGCCACCGCCCTGCGCGAGGCGATGAGCGTCAACCCGTACCTGAAGGTCTTCGCGGCCTGCGGCTACTACGACCTGGCCACTCCGCAGTTCGCGATGCAGCACTCCCGCGACCACCTGCTGCTCGACGAGTCGCTGCAGAAGAACTTCACGACCAAGTTCTACGAGGGCGGCCACATGATGTACATCTACGACCCCGCCCTGAAGCAGCTGCGCGAGGACCTGTTGCAGTTCTACCAGGACGCGACGCCGCAGGGTGCATCGCCCCAGGAACCGGCGCCGTAG
- the larE gene encoding ATP-dependent sacrificial sulfur transferase LarE, giving the protein MREAQQLVEQLRGYSSCAVAFSAGVDSTVVAKAAQLALGEHAVAVTGVGPALAEGELDEAKRLASLIGIRHEVVATDEINTAGYIANAPDRCFHCKTELYTHVEQIAKGLALATLANGANTDDQGDYRPGMQAAADFQVRSPLVECGFGKEVVRGLAAYWELPVWDKPAAPCLASRVAYGQQVTPERLRMIDAAERRLRELGIRELRVRYHEGDLARIEVPAEWLPRLVEDGPRQTLLADLRALGFKSVTFDLAGFQSGSLNQVLDAATLTKWRR; this is encoded by the coding sequence ATGCGCGAAGCCCAGCAACTCGTCGAGCAACTCCGAGGCTACAGCAGCTGCGCGGTGGCGTTCTCGGCGGGCGTCGACAGCACGGTGGTCGCCAAGGCGGCCCAGTTGGCGTTGGGCGAGCACGCGGTAGCGGTGACGGGCGTCGGCCCGGCGCTCGCCGAGGGTGAGCTGGACGAGGCCAAGCGACTAGCCTCGCTGATCGGCATCCGGCACGAGGTGGTCGCCACCGACGAGATCAACACGGCGGGCTACATCGCCAACGCGCCCGACCGGTGCTTCCACTGCAAGACCGAGCTCTACACCCACGTCGAGCAGATCGCCAAGGGGTTGGCCCTGGCCACCCTCGCCAACGGCGCCAACACCGACGACCAGGGCGACTACCGCCCCGGGATGCAGGCCGCCGCCGACTTCCAGGTGCGCAGCCCGCTGGTCGAGTGCGGCTTTGGCAAGGAGGTCGTCCGCGGCCTGGCGGCTTACTGGGAGCTGCCGGTCTGGGACAAGCCGGCCGCCCCGTGCCTGGCGAGCCGTGTCGCCTACGGCCAGCAGGTCACCCCCGAGCGGCTGCGCATGATCGACGCCGCGGAGCGTCGGCTCCGCGAGCTCGGCATCCGCGAGCTGCGGGTCCGCTACCACGAGGGCGACCTCGCCCGCATCGAGGTCCCCGCCGAGTGGCTGCCCCGCCTCGTTGAGGACGGCCCGCGGCAGACGCTGCTAGCCGACCTCAGGGCGTTGGGCTTCAAGTCCGTAACATTCGACCTGGCGGGCTTCCAGAGCGGCAGCCTCAACCAAGTGCTCGACGCCGCGACGCTCACCAAGTGGCGGCGCTAG